The Candidatus Methylomirabilota bacterium region GGCGACACCACGCAGCCCACGCCCGGGATGACGGGGGAATCGACGCCCGGGTCGCTCGGCGTCGCGGAGAAGGCGTTGCCCTCCGCGTCCACGACCGAGACATAGGACGTGTCGAGGGACCCCCCGGGCCGCATCGTGACAGGACCGGAGACGCCGTGGCCGCCGTTGGCGACCGCTCGCAGCGAGTACGGATCGCCGGCAGGCGGCAGGTCGGGCCAGGCGCGGTCCTCCCTGATCAGCGCGCGCCGCGCCTTGGCGTACTCCTTCGACAAGAGCCCGTCGGCGGGCACCTTGACGTGGAGCGGGTCGCCGTAATACGCCTCGCGGTCGGCGAACGCGAGCTTCATCGCCTCGGTCAGGATGTGCAGCGCCCGGGGCGTGTTGTGACCGAGGGCGCGCCAGTCGTAGCTCTCGATCAGGTTCAGCATCTGCAGCAGCACGGGCCCCTGGCACCAGAACCCGCACGCCGCGACCTCGTATTCGCCGAACGACGTCTTGAGCGCCGGCGCGATCTCAACGGAAAAGGCGGCGAGATCTTCGGCAGTCAGGAGGCCGCCTTCGCGCGCGTGGTACTCGGCGATGCGCTTCGCGATGTCACCCTTGTAGAAAGCGTCCCGGGCGGCGCGGATCGCTCCCGCGCGGCCGCGCGAGCGCGCCTTGAGCTCCGCCGCGGCCATGGTCTTGATGGTCTGAGCCAACTCCGCTTCTACCAGAAGATGCCCGGGCGGCGGCCCCTGACCGTCCTTGAGGTACAGCGCGGCCGACGTGGGGAACTTCCGGATCTTGTCGGCGGCGCGGCCGAACTGGTACGAGGAGAAGACGGAGAGCGGGAAGCCATGCTCCGCGCACTCCATGGCGGGCGCGGCCGTCTCGGCGAAGCTCTTGGTGCCCCAGCGCTCGAGCGCGGTGCACCACGCGTCCGGCGAGGCCGGCACGACCGTGCGCAGGAGACCGGCGGGGATCTGGCTCCCGCAATGTTCGTGGAAGTACTCGGCCGTCGCGCGCTTCGGATACGGCCCGACGCCCGAGACCTCGAAGGTCTCGCCCGTGCGCCCGAGATGCACGAGGATGGGTGCCACGCCGGCGAAGCTGACCATGTCGGGGTGGACAACTCCCAGCATGAAGCCTGCGGCGCAGCCGGCGTCGATCGCGTTGCCGCCCGCCTCGAGGATCCGCGCGGCAGCCTGCGCCGCCAACGGGTGGCCCGCCGCCACCATCCAGCGGCGGCCCATTACCTGGTGCATCGGTCCCGCCGCCGGCGCGCCGGCGACGTCTTTCTGTGAGGAGGCGGAGTCGAGGCTCATGCGGCGTATGGTAGCATAGCCGCATGCCGCGCGATCCGCTCGTGGGCGTGACCACGTCCATCACCGTGGACCAGAGTCCCGAGCGCGCCTACGTCAACTCGGCGTACCTCCACGCCGTCCAGCAGGCTGGCGGCGTGCCGGTGCTCCTACCGCCCCAGCTCTCGAAGTCGTCCCTCGAGCGCCTCGTGCGCGGCCTCGACGCGCTCCTGCTCACGGGCGGCGGCGACATGGACCCGCGGAGCTTCGGCGAGGCACCGCACCCGACGCTCTACGACGTCGCCCCCTCGCGTGATGCCCTCGAGACGCAGGTGACGCTGATCGCGCTCGAGAAAAAGACTCCCCTCCTCGCGATCTGCCGCGGCGTTCAGGTGCTCAACGTCGTCCTCGGCGGCAGCCTCCACCAGGACGTGGCGACGGACCCCGGGACGGAGATCCAGCACAGCCAGAAAGAAGCGCGGGACCTGGCGACCCACAAGGTCACGGTCGCGGCGGGCAGCCGCCTGTCGCGGGTGCTGGGCGGCGAGGACCTCGAGGTCAACAGCTTCCACCACCAGGTCATCAAGTCTCTCGGCCGCGGCCTCGTGCCCGTCGCGTGGGCGCCCGATCGGCTGATCGAAGGCGTCGAGCTCGACGACGACTCGCGGTGGGTGCTCGGCGTCCAGTGGCATCCCGAGCACCTCGTCGGCAATTCCGAGCCGGCCCGCCGCCTGTTTTCCGCTCTCGTCACCGCCGCCCGCACGTAAGCGCCGGCGCGGCCTTCGGAGGTCTCCATGTCCAAGACGCGCGGCACCGGACTCTTGATGCTGTGGACGGACGTCGACCCGGAGCACGAGGTCGAGTTCAACCGCTGGTACAACGAGGAGCACATCCAGCACCTCCTCAAGGTGCCTGGCTTCCTGAGCGCGGGGCGCTACGCGGCGCTGTCGGGCGGGCCCAAGTACCTGGCGATGTACGAGCTCGAGGAGCCGAGCGTGCTGCGGACATCATCCTTCCTCGACGACGTGCGCTTCCGCCCGTCACCATGGCGCACCAAGACCTCGGGCGGCCACGTGGGTCGCAACTACATCGTCCAGGCCTACCGCCAGATCCATCCGGCGCGGACCAACCCTGTCGAGCTGACGATGGGGCCGTCGCCGTATCTGCAGATGGGACGCATGGACATCCCCGCCCAGGTGGAGGAAG contains the following coding sequences:
- a CDS encoding gamma-glutamyltransferase codes for the protein MSLDSASSQKDVAGAPAAGPMHQVMGRRWMVAAGHPLAAQAAARILEAGGNAIDAGCAAGFMLGVVHPDMVSFAGVAPILVHLGRTGETFEVSGVGPYPKRATAEYFHEHCGSQIPAGLLRTVVPASPDAWCTALERWGTKSFAETAAPAMECAEHGFPLSVFSSYQFGRAADKIRKFPTSAALYLKDGQGPPPGHLLVEAELAQTIKTMAAAELKARSRGRAGAIRAARDAFYKGDIAKRIAEYHAREGGLLTAEDLAAFSVEIAPALKTSFGEYEVAACGFWCQGPVLLQMLNLIESYDWRALGHNTPRALHILTEAMKLAFADREAYYGDPLHVKVPADGLLSKEYAKARRALIREDRAWPDLPPAGDPYSLRAVANGGHGVSGPVTMRPGGSLDTSYVSVVDAEGNAFSATPSDPGVDSPVIPGVGCVVSP
- a CDS encoding gamma-glutamyl-gamma-aminobutyrate hydrolase family protein; translated protein: MPRDPLVGVTTSITVDQSPERAYVNSAYLHAVQQAGGVPVLLPPQLSKSSLERLVRGLDALLLTGGGDMDPRSFGEAPHPTLYDVAPSRDALETQVTLIALEKKTPLLAICRGVQVLNVVLGGSLHQDVATDPGTEIQHSQKEARDLATHKVTVAAGSRLSRVLGGEDLEVNSFHHQVIKSLGRGLVPVAWAPDRLIEGVELDDDSRWVLGVQWHPEHLVGNSEPARRLFSALVTAART